A genomic window from Periophthalmus magnuspinnatus isolate fPerMag1 chromosome 16, fPerMag1.2.pri, whole genome shotgun sequence includes:
- the LOC117383426 gene encoding antizyme inhibitor 1-like gives MKGISEEPQYSIGLLEGGTALCDVIDNHIHEQSLSKKTAFFVADLGVLVRQHVLWQTHMTQIRPFYPVRCNSSPAIIEVLAALGTGFLCANKSELELVQSRGIPPEDIIYSGACKQVSQIKYAAKNGIDLLICDNEAELRKIARSHPNAKLLLQVSSETSYQDEMSMAFGCSLKDCRHLLESAKELGVQVVGVRCHISSTYDDDVYIHAISDARCVFDMGEDIGFNMKILDIGGVCSSIQLDKIKNAVMAMVELYFPPSSGVSLIAEPGSYFVSSAFTLAVNIISRELVARDQQDHDDPSPNDEPAFKYYLSEGVYGPFAGKLAETLITAPSVHKITTLDAPVFCSTLWGPSGDDMDQIVEHCLLPELNVGDWLLFTNAGAYSLGQPVCTEPHDSLTPPVFYVICSREWFEMQGNGVTQETTLKNLIPYFLNSCQTAAAFSVPA, from the exons ATGAAAGGAATTTCTGAAGAGCCACAATACTCTATTGGTCTCTTGGAGGGAGGCACAGCCCTCTGTGATGTGATCGACAATCATATTCATGAGCAATCTCTG tcCAAGAAGACTGCTTTCTTTGTAGCTGACCTGGGAGTTTTGGTTAGACAGCATGTCCTCTGGCAAACTCACATGACGCAGATTCGTCCTTTTTATCCTGTCAGATGCAACAGTAGTCCAGCCATCATTGAGGTCCTAGCTGCTCTCGGTACTGGCTTTCTGTGTGCTAATAAG tCTGAACTGGAGCTGGTGCAGAGTCGAGGCATTCCCCCTGAAGATATAATCTACAGTGGTGCTTGCAAACAGGTTTCCCAGATAAAGTATGCTGCTAAGAATGGCATCGACCTTCTTATATGTGACAATGAAGCCGAACTACGAAAAATAGCTCGTTCCCACCCTAAtgcaaa ATTGTTACTTCAAGTATCATCAGAAACCTCTTATCAGGATGAAATGAGCATGGCTTTTGGCTGTTCTCTTAAAGACTGTAGGCATTTGCTGGAAAGTGCCAAAGAGCTAGGTGTGCAAGTGGTTGGTGTAAG ATGTCACATTTCCAGCACCTATGACGATGATGTGTACATTCATGCCATTTCAGATGCCCGTTGTGTGTTTGATATGGGA GAGGATATTGGATTTAATATGAAGATCTTGGATATTGGGGGTGTCTGCAGCTCAATTCAGCTTGATAAA ATAAAAAATGCTGTCATGGCTATGGTGGAACTCTACTTCCCTCCTTCTTCTGGAGTTTCTCTCATTGCTGAACCTGGCAGCTATTTTGTGTCCTCTGCTTTCACCCTGGCCGTCAATATAATCTCAAGGGAGTTGGTGGCTCGGGATCAGCAAGACCATG ATGACCCTTCTCCAAATGACGAGCCAGCTTTCAAGTATTATTTGAGTGAGGGAGTCTATGGACCATTTGCTGGCAAACTTGCAGAAACGCTGATCACTGCACCATCTGTTCACAAG ATTACAACCCTAGATGCCCCGGTGTTTTGCAGCACCCTCTGGGGTCCCTCGGGGGATGACATGGACCAGATAGTGGAGCACTGCCTCTTGCCAGAGCTTAATGTCGGAGACTGGCTCTTATTCACCAACGCTGGTGCATACAGCTTGGGTCAGCCAGTTTGCACTGAACCGCATGACTCCCTGACCCCTCCTGTATTTTATGTCATCTGCTCAAGAGAGTG GTTTGAGATGCAGGGCAATGGTGTCACCCAGGAGACTACTTTGAAGAACTTAATTCCTTACTTCTTGAATTCCTGCCAAACAGCCGCTGCGTTCTCTGTTCCAGCTTAG
- the LOC117383427 gene encoding V-type proton ATPase subunit C 1-A has product MTEFWLISAPGEKTCQQTWDKMLAATTRPNVLSTNHKFSIPDLKVGTLDVLVGLSDELAKLDSFVEGVVKKVAQYMADVLEDSRDKVQENLLANGVDLVTYITRFQWDMAKYPIKQSLKNISEIISKQVTQIDNDLKTRALAYNNLKGNLQNLERKNAGSLLTRSLADIVKKDDFVLDSEYLITLLVVVPKTSYPEWQKTYETLAEMVVPRSSNLLFEDNDSGLLSVTLFRKAIDDFKHKARENKFTVRDFQYNEEEMKADKEEMTRLSTDKKKQFGPLVRWLKVNFSEAFIAWIHIKALRVFVESVLRYGLPVNFQAMLLQPNKKNMKKLREVLNDLYKHLDSSAAAIIDSAMDIPGLNLSQQEYYPYVYYKIDCNLLDFKP; this is encoded by the exons ATGACAGAGTTTTGGTTGATCTCTGCTCCTGGAGAGAAGACTTGCCAACAAACATGGGACAAAATGTTGGCAGCTACTACACGACCCAATGTTCTGTCTACCAACCACAAGTTCAGTATCCCTGACCTGAAG GTGGGGACCCTAGACGTTCTGGTGGGACTGTCAGATGAGCTGGCCAAACTAGACTCCTTTGTGGAAGG AGTGGTGAAGAAGGTGGCTCAGTACATGGCCGACGTGCTAGAGGACAGTCGAGACAAAGTCCAAGAGAATCTGTTGGCCAATGGAG TGGATCTTGTGACCTACATTACACGATTTCAATGGGACATGGCAAAATACCCCATTAAACAGTCACTCAAAAATATCTCTGAAATAATCTCAAAG CAAGTTACTCAAATTGACAATGACTTGAAGACCAGAGCATTAGCATACAATAACCTGAAAGGAAACCTGCAAAACCTGGAAAGAAAGAATGC GGGGAGCCTACTCACTAGGAGCCTGGCTGACATTGTGAAGAAGGATGATTTTGTACTTGATTCAGAGTATTTGATCACTCTGCTGGTGGTTGTACCAAA GACTTCATACCCTGAGTGGCAGAAAACATATGAAACTCTTGCTGAAATGGTAGTGCCTCGATCATCAAA TTTGTTATTTGAAGACAATGACAGCGGATTGTTGAGTGTCACTCTGTTTAGAAAAGCTATAGATGACTTCAAGCACAAAGCCAGAGAGAATAA ATTCACAGTGAGAGACTTTCAATACaatgaggaggagatgaaggcaGACAAAGAGGAGATGACCCGGCTGTCCACCGATAAGAAGAAACAATTT GGACCACTTGTGCGATGGCTCAAAGTTAACTTTAGTGAGGCCTTCATTGCCTGGATTCACATTAAAGCACTAAGGGTATTTGTGGAGTCTGTTCTCAG GTATGGGCTTCCAGTGAACTTCCAGGCCATGCTTCTTCAGCCAAAcaagaagaacatgaagaaatTGAGAGAGGTGCTCAATGATCTTTACAAACATCTGGACAGTAGCGCAGCAGCTATCATTGAC TCTGCAATGGACatcccaggactgaacctgagcCAACAGGAATATTACCCATACGTCTACTACAAGATCGATTGCAACCTACTGGACTTCAAACCCTAA